The proteins below are encoded in one region of Antennarius striatus isolate MH-2024 chromosome 7, ASM4005453v1, whole genome shotgun sequence:
- the trappc8 gene encoding trafficking protein particle complex subunit 8 isoform X1, whose protein sequence is MAQCAQSVQEFVQDSFVPMVGVLCSEEAERVTRKNNLSFTELLRPFCRLMSEGHIRDPNNQVQVVKNLRICINNVVTSLSTPPAALSSAKSRLLNEVVLSCQPQEGAVTNMIIAGNYELNFSATTPWFETYRENFLQSMPPSDHEFLNHYLACLLVVSSTEAVPVEQFLKLSQEQHRIQHSGDYTNPKWFIPNTLKYYVLLHDMSEGDEQRANGVYEDMKQRYGSQGCYLLKINTRTFPAEDDEQIPDPWSQYLNRNNLHSQDILEDLSPTVNSISAAGEDCHQYTEKDDVSNNVESHPLQLNPGSLPPFTDDMKKDSDNLAGGAGSHGACLTLNDHDHIRQFIQEFTFRGLLPHIEKNIRQLNDQLVSRKGLSRSLFTATKKWFGGGKVPEKSISEPKSTCGLLYPPEAPELQIRKMADLCFLVQHYELAYSCYHTAKKDFLSDQAMLYAAGALEMAAVSAFLQAGAPRPYPAHYMETAIQKYKDECKTMVLAERCALLSAEILKSQGKYSEAATLLIKMTSEDSDLRSALLLEQAAHCFINMRNPMVRKFAFHMILAGHRFSKAGQRRHALRCYCQAMQVYKDRGWSLAEDHINFTIGRQSFTLNQPEGAVLAFRQLLTNDSKQTATQQGAFLREYLYVYKSVMGENESSLPQLPLPCIQSSLTRVYFGHERRLAQGEKQAATHVSLDQEYDQDMAVMWCHLEEELVASANRGVVPGSFQPTQCCLNSQTDNLRQPLAVVEEPIIVELTFRNPLKVSLALSNVSLLWRFSPAGVSSVKENTTEEVTQKEDVISAEIIPEFHMCPEETKVARLRLLPHRTGQLKIVGVVYNLAAGSVGETASGTEGQHTLELMVVRGKQDLKVQGPRLNQTKEDKMLVRHGPDLRLDPIITPPMPLLEVFFLQFPTALLCGEIRKAYVEFCNVSGVSLCGLRVVSTHPEFFTFGRHATTTTPTASTSAEIGSAYQTCAATSPSCSASTEVLVPAEDFSQPCGVMDIPVEGSTLQPGQSTQLPLWLRGPDQEGVHEINFLFYYESTDKGNKMSHRVLRHTVFICTSRSLSVQASACRSSGPPLHSLDGGGGGGTLVFIDVENINLSESGVREFHIIQVSSSSQHWRLHKCINPSKDKDCRLTSRERAKLCFRATRCPPHQDATRDGKKFTFADVNLGNERVFSSSTPCGDFFFRGCRTSGSVMSSRTSCSTKSHSCVPAEDRTSDITNIVKKCNELDLNIIVIWKAFVVEDNRQLILEGQLHVALQTIGKEASSLVPRQESQEMMLLKFKSEVPPPFVIPPAELSQLVKTHLHYPETYTHPFTQDSLCLVPVTLTLSNCSLAQVDIIIDMRHMDTCTESVEVHSSFCWVGQTQYKLQLSPREVLGLTLQACFLQAGVYNLNTPRIYAKPVEQDAMCETSQQMASPAFIIIINSS, encoded by the exons ATGGCGCAGTGTGCCCAGTCTGTGCAGGAGTTCGTTCAGGATTCCTTTGTACCGATGGTTGGCGTCTTATGTAGTGAAGAAGCAGAGAGAGTGACTCGCAAGAACAACCTGAGTTTTACGGAGCTGCTGAGGCCTTTCTGCAGACTAATGTCCGAAG GTCACATACGGGACCCCAACAACCAGGTGCAGGTCGTGAAAAACCTGCGCATCTGCATCAATAATGTTGTGACCAGCCTCAGTACACCACCAGCAGCCCTGAGCTCAGCAAAGTCCAGACTGCTCAATGAAGTGGTGCTATCCTGTCAGCCTCAAGAGGGCGCTGTGACCAACATGATCATCGCAGGAAATTATGAACTCAACTTCAGTG CGACCACGCCTTGGTTTGAGACCTACAGGGAGAACTTCCTGCAGTCCATGCCTCCCTCCGACCATGAATTTCTGAACCACTATCTTGCTT GTCTACTGGTCGTGTCTTCCACTGAGGCGGTCCCTGTGGAGCAGTTCCTCAAGCTTTCTCAAGAGCAGCATAGGATTCAGCACAGTGGAGACTATACAAACCCCAAGTGGTTTATCCCCAATACACTCAAGTACTACGTCTTACTGCATGACATGAGTGAAGGAGATGAACAGAG GGCCAATGGGGTGTATGAGGACATGAAACAGAGATATGGGTCTCAGGGCTGCTATCTGTTGAAGATAAACACTCGTACTTTCCCAGCTGAAGATGATGAACAGATTCCAGACCCATGGAGTCAGTACCTGAATAGGAATAATCTGCATAGTCAA GACATACTTGAAGATTTGTCTCCAACTGTGAACAGTATCAGTGCAGCTGGAGAGGACTGCCATCAGTATACGGAGAAAG ATGATGTATCAAACAACGTGGAAAGCCATCCTCTCCAGCTGAACCCTGGGAGCCTGCCCCCTTTCACTGATGACATGAAGAAAGATTCAGATAATCtggcaggaggagcaggaagccaCGGAGCATGTTTGACTTTGAACGACCACGACCACATCAGACAGTTTATCCAGGAGTTCACCTTCAGAGGTCTGCTGCCACACATAGAGAAGAACATCAGACAGCTCAATGATCAG TTGGTCTCCAGGAAAGGTCTGAGCCGGTCTCTGTTCACTGCCACTAAGAAGTGGTTTGGTGGAGGGAAAGTTCCAGAGAAGAGCATCAGTGAGCCAAAGAGCACCTGTGGCCTCCT GTATCCCCCAGAAGCCCCTGAGCTGCAGATCAGGAAGATGGCTGACCTGTGCTTCCTGGTGCAGCATTACGAGTTGGCATACAGCTGTTACCACACTGCCAAGAAAGACTTCCTGTCAGACCAGGCCATGTTATATGCTGCAGGGGCACTG GAAATGGCTGCAGTGTCAGCTTTTTTGCAGGCAGGAGCTCCCAGACCCTATCCAGCACATTACATGGAAACTGCAATACAGAAGTACAAAGACGAGTGCAA AACCATGGTGTTGGCTGAGCGCTGCGCTTTACTCAGTGCTGAGATACTGAAGAGTCAGGGCAAATATTCAGAGGCTGCGACACTCCTCATCAAGATGACCAGTGAG GACTCGGACCTGCGTAGTGCCCTGCTGTTGGAACAGGCGGCCCACTGCTTCATTAATATGCGTAATCCTATGGTGCGCAAGTTTGCCTTCCACATGATCCTGGCTGGTCATCGTTTCAGTAAAGCAGGACAA AGGAGGCATGCGCTGCGCTGTTACTGTCAAGCCATGCAGGTGTACAAGGATAGGGGCTGGTCACTGGCAGAGGACCATATTAACTTCACCATTGGCCGTCAGTCCTTCACGCTTAACCAACCAGAGGGTGCTGTCCTGGCCTTCAGACAGCTCCTGACCAATGACAGCAAGCAGACAGCTACACAGCAGGGTGCCTTTCTTAGAGAATATCTCTATGTTTACAAG AGTGTGATGGGAGAAAATGAATCCAGCCTTCCCCAGTTGCCTCTGCCATGCATCCAAAGCTCATTGACAAGAGTCTACTTTGGACATGAACGGCGCCTTGCACAAG GAGAGAAGCAGGCAGCCACTCATGTGTCTCTGGACCAGGAGTATGACCAGGACATGGCAGTCATGTGGTGCCACCTAGAGGAGGAGCTCGTGGCTTCTGCCAACCGTGGGGTTGTTCCAGGAAGCTTCCAGCCCACTCAGTGCTGCTtgaacagtcagacagacaacCTGCGCCAGCCACTGGCTGTGGTCGAGG AGCCAATCATTGTGGAGCTGACGTTCAGGAATCCTTTGAAGGTTTCTCTTGCTCTGTCAAACGTCTCTCTTCTATGGAGATTCAGCCCGGCTGGTGTGTCTTCAGTGAAGGAGAACACAACTGAAGAG GTCACACAGAAAGAGGATGTCATCAGTGCTGAGATCATCCCGGAGTTTCATATGTGTCCAGAGGAGACCAAAGTG GCTCGACTCAGGCTGCTTCCACATAGAACAGGCCAGCTGAAAATTGTGGGAGTCGTATACAACCTGGCTGCAGGCTCAGTTGGAGAGACTGCTTCAGGTACTGAAG GGCAACATACACTGGAGTTGATGGTGGTTCGTGGCAAACAGGACCTGAAGGTCCAGGGTCCTCGACTTAACCAGACCAAAGAGGATAAAATGTTGGTCCGACATGGTCCTGACCTACGTTTGGATCCCATCATAACTCCACCCATGCCTCTACTGGAG gtctTCTTCCTCCAGTTCCCCACTGCTCTGCTTTGTGGTGAAATCAGGAAGGCGTACGTTGAGTTCTGTAACGTCAGCGGCGTTTCTTTGTGTGGCCTTCGAGTGGTGTCGACACACCCTGAGTTCTTCACTTTCGGACGCCAtgccacaacaacaacaccgaCTGCCTCGACCTCGGCTGAAATTGGCTCCGCCTACCAAACCTGTGCTGCTACCTCCCCGTCGTGTTCGGCCTCAACCGAGGTGTTGGTTCCAGCTGAGGATTTCAGCCAGCCATGCGGTGTGATGGACATCCCGGTAGAAGGCAGCACGCTGCAGCCAGGACAGTCCACGCAACTGCCTCTCTGGTTGAGAGGACCGGACCAGGAGGGAGTCCATGaaatcaattttcttttctaCTATGAGAGCACAGACAAAGGAAACAAAATGAG CCACCGGGTGCTGCGTCACACAGTCTTTATCTGTACCAGTCGCTCTCTGAGTGTGCAGGCGTCAGCATGTCGCAGCAGTGGACCTCCCCTGCACAGCCTCGAtggtggcggcggtggtggAACATTGGTCTTCATTGATGTGGAGAACATCAACTTG AGTGAATCTGGTGTACGAGAGTTCCATATCATCCAGGTGTCCAGCAGTAGCCAACACTGGCGCCTCCACAAGTGTATCAACCCATCCAAGGATAAAG ACTGTAGGCTAACCAGCAGAGAGAGAGCCAAGTTGTGCTTCAGAGCTACACGGTGTCCACCACACCAAG ATGCCACCAGAGATGGGAAGAAGTTCACCTTTGCTGATGTGAACCTTGGGAATGAGCGG GTCTTTAGCTCGTCCACTCCCTGTGGAGATTTCTTCTTCCGTGGCTGTCGCACCTCAGGGTCTGTAATGTCATCCAGGACATCATGTAGCACCAAGAGTCATAGCTGTGTTCCTGCTGAGGACAGAACCTCTGACATCACCAACATTGTTAAGAAGTGTAATGAGCTGGATTTGAACATCATTGTCATCTGGAAG GCTTTTGTGGTGGAGGACAATAGACAATTAATCCTGGAGGGTCAGCTCCATGTTGCGCTGCAGACGATTGGCAAAGAGGCCAGCTCTTTGGTGCCCAGACAG gaatCTCAGGAGATGATGTTACTCAAGTTTAAGTCAGAGGTTCCCCCTCCATTTGTCATTCCCCCTGCAGAACTGTCCCAACTTGTCAAAACCCACCTGCATTACCCTGAGACCTACACACATCCATTCACCCAGGACAG CCTCTGTTTGGTTCCTGTCACTCTCACTCTGTCCAACTGTTCCCTGGCCCAAGTGGACATCATTATTGACATGAGGCACATGGACACCTG CACAGAGTCTGTGGAGGTCCACAGCTCCTTCTGCTGGGTGGGTCAGACCCAGTACAAGCTGCAGCTGAGTCCTCGGGAGGTGCTAGGTTTAACTCTACAAGCATGTTTCCTTCAGGCTGGAGTTTACAACCTCAACACGCCCCGCATCTATGCCAAGCCTGTGGAGCAGGATGCCATGTGTGAGACAAGCCAGCAGATGGCGAGTCCtgctttcatcatcatcatcaacagcaGCTGA
- the trappc8 gene encoding trafficking protein particle complex subunit 8 isoform X2 codes for MAQCAQSVQEFVQDSFVPMVGVLCSEEAERVTRKNNLSFTELLRPFCRLMSEGHIRDPNNQVQVVKNLRICINNVVTSLSTPPAALSSAKSRLLNEVVLSCQPQEGAVTNMIIAGNYELNFSATTPWFETYRENFLQSMPPSDHEFLNHYLACLLVVSSTEAVPVEQFLKLSQEQHRIQHSGDYTNPKWFIPNTLKYYVLLHDMSEGDEQRANGVYEDMKQRYGSQGCYLLKINTRTFPAEDDEQIPDPWSQYLNRNNLHSQDILEDLSPTVNSISAAGEDCHQYTEKDDVSNNVESHPLQLNPGSLPPFTDDMKKDSDNLAGGAGSHGACLTLNDHDHIRQFIQEFTFRGLLPHIEKNIRQLNDQLVSRKGLSRSLFTATKKWFGGGKVPEKSISEPKSTCGLLYPPEAPELQIRKMADLCFLVQHYELAYSCYHTAKKDFLSDQAMLYAAGALEMAAVSAFLQAGAPRPYPAHYMETAIQKYKDECKTMVLAERCALLSAEILKSQGKYSEAATLLIKMTSEDSDLRSALLLEQAAHCFINMRNPMVRKFAFHMILAGHRFSKAGQRRHALRCYCQAMQVYKDRGWSLAEDHINFTIGRQSFTLNQPEGAVLAFRQLLTNDSKQTATQQGAFLREYLYVYKSVMGENESSLPQLPLPCIQSSLTRVYFGHERRLAQGEKQAATHVSLDQEYDQDMAVMWCHLEEELVASANRGVVPGSFQPTQCCLNSQTDNLRQPLAVVEEPIIVELTFRNPLKVSLALSNVSLLWRFSPAGVSSVKENTTEEVTQKEDVISAEIIPEFHMCPEETKVARLRLLPHRTGQLKIVGVVYNLAAGSVGETASGQHTLELMVVRGKQDLKVQGPRLNQTKEDKMLVRHGPDLRLDPIITPPMPLLEVFFLQFPTALLCGEIRKAYVEFCNVSGVSLCGLRVVSTHPEFFTFGRHATTTTPTASTSAEIGSAYQTCAATSPSCSASTEVLVPAEDFSQPCGVMDIPVEGSTLQPGQSTQLPLWLRGPDQEGVHEINFLFYYESTDKGNKMSHRVLRHTVFICTSRSLSVQASACRSSGPPLHSLDGGGGGGTLVFIDVENINLSESGVREFHIIQVSSSSQHWRLHKCINPSKDKDCRLTSRERAKLCFRATRCPPHQDATRDGKKFTFADVNLGNERVFSSSTPCGDFFFRGCRTSGSVMSSRTSCSTKSHSCVPAEDRTSDITNIVKKCNELDLNIIVIWKAFVVEDNRQLILEGQLHVALQTIGKEASSLVPRQESQEMMLLKFKSEVPPPFVIPPAELSQLVKTHLHYPETYTHPFTQDSLCLVPVTLTLSNCSLAQVDIIIDMRHMDTCTESVEVHSSFCWVGQTQYKLQLSPREVLGLTLQACFLQAGVYNLNTPRIYAKPVEQDAMCETSQQMASPAFIIIINSS; via the exons ATGGCGCAGTGTGCCCAGTCTGTGCAGGAGTTCGTTCAGGATTCCTTTGTACCGATGGTTGGCGTCTTATGTAGTGAAGAAGCAGAGAGAGTGACTCGCAAGAACAACCTGAGTTTTACGGAGCTGCTGAGGCCTTTCTGCAGACTAATGTCCGAAG GTCACATACGGGACCCCAACAACCAGGTGCAGGTCGTGAAAAACCTGCGCATCTGCATCAATAATGTTGTGACCAGCCTCAGTACACCACCAGCAGCCCTGAGCTCAGCAAAGTCCAGACTGCTCAATGAAGTGGTGCTATCCTGTCAGCCTCAAGAGGGCGCTGTGACCAACATGATCATCGCAGGAAATTATGAACTCAACTTCAGTG CGACCACGCCTTGGTTTGAGACCTACAGGGAGAACTTCCTGCAGTCCATGCCTCCCTCCGACCATGAATTTCTGAACCACTATCTTGCTT GTCTACTGGTCGTGTCTTCCACTGAGGCGGTCCCTGTGGAGCAGTTCCTCAAGCTTTCTCAAGAGCAGCATAGGATTCAGCACAGTGGAGACTATACAAACCCCAAGTGGTTTATCCCCAATACACTCAAGTACTACGTCTTACTGCATGACATGAGTGAAGGAGATGAACAGAG GGCCAATGGGGTGTATGAGGACATGAAACAGAGATATGGGTCTCAGGGCTGCTATCTGTTGAAGATAAACACTCGTACTTTCCCAGCTGAAGATGATGAACAGATTCCAGACCCATGGAGTCAGTACCTGAATAGGAATAATCTGCATAGTCAA GACATACTTGAAGATTTGTCTCCAACTGTGAACAGTATCAGTGCAGCTGGAGAGGACTGCCATCAGTATACGGAGAAAG ATGATGTATCAAACAACGTGGAAAGCCATCCTCTCCAGCTGAACCCTGGGAGCCTGCCCCCTTTCACTGATGACATGAAGAAAGATTCAGATAATCtggcaggaggagcaggaagccaCGGAGCATGTTTGACTTTGAACGACCACGACCACATCAGACAGTTTATCCAGGAGTTCACCTTCAGAGGTCTGCTGCCACACATAGAGAAGAACATCAGACAGCTCAATGATCAG TTGGTCTCCAGGAAAGGTCTGAGCCGGTCTCTGTTCACTGCCACTAAGAAGTGGTTTGGTGGAGGGAAAGTTCCAGAGAAGAGCATCAGTGAGCCAAAGAGCACCTGTGGCCTCCT GTATCCCCCAGAAGCCCCTGAGCTGCAGATCAGGAAGATGGCTGACCTGTGCTTCCTGGTGCAGCATTACGAGTTGGCATACAGCTGTTACCACACTGCCAAGAAAGACTTCCTGTCAGACCAGGCCATGTTATATGCTGCAGGGGCACTG GAAATGGCTGCAGTGTCAGCTTTTTTGCAGGCAGGAGCTCCCAGACCCTATCCAGCACATTACATGGAAACTGCAATACAGAAGTACAAAGACGAGTGCAA AACCATGGTGTTGGCTGAGCGCTGCGCTTTACTCAGTGCTGAGATACTGAAGAGTCAGGGCAAATATTCAGAGGCTGCGACACTCCTCATCAAGATGACCAGTGAG GACTCGGACCTGCGTAGTGCCCTGCTGTTGGAACAGGCGGCCCACTGCTTCATTAATATGCGTAATCCTATGGTGCGCAAGTTTGCCTTCCACATGATCCTGGCTGGTCATCGTTTCAGTAAAGCAGGACAA AGGAGGCATGCGCTGCGCTGTTACTGTCAAGCCATGCAGGTGTACAAGGATAGGGGCTGGTCACTGGCAGAGGACCATATTAACTTCACCATTGGCCGTCAGTCCTTCACGCTTAACCAACCAGAGGGTGCTGTCCTGGCCTTCAGACAGCTCCTGACCAATGACAGCAAGCAGACAGCTACACAGCAGGGTGCCTTTCTTAGAGAATATCTCTATGTTTACAAG AGTGTGATGGGAGAAAATGAATCCAGCCTTCCCCAGTTGCCTCTGCCATGCATCCAAAGCTCATTGACAAGAGTCTACTTTGGACATGAACGGCGCCTTGCACAAG GAGAGAAGCAGGCAGCCACTCATGTGTCTCTGGACCAGGAGTATGACCAGGACATGGCAGTCATGTGGTGCCACCTAGAGGAGGAGCTCGTGGCTTCTGCCAACCGTGGGGTTGTTCCAGGAAGCTTCCAGCCCACTCAGTGCTGCTtgaacagtcagacagacaacCTGCGCCAGCCACTGGCTGTGGTCGAGG AGCCAATCATTGTGGAGCTGACGTTCAGGAATCCTTTGAAGGTTTCTCTTGCTCTGTCAAACGTCTCTCTTCTATGGAGATTCAGCCCGGCTGGTGTGTCTTCAGTGAAGGAGAACACAACTGAAGAG GTCACACAGAAAGAGGATGTCATCAGTGCTGAGATCATCCCGGAGTTTCATATGTGTCCAGAGGAGACCAAAGTG GCTCGACTCAGGCTGCTTCCACATAGAACAGGCCAGCTGAAAATTGTGGGAGTCGTATACAACCTGGCTGCAGGCTCAGTTGGAGAGACTGCTTCAG GGCAACATACACTGGAGTTGATGGTGGTTCGTGGCAAACAGGACCTGAAGGTCCAGGGTCCTCGACTTAACCAGACCAAAGAGGATAAAATGTTGGTCCGACATGGTCCTGACCTACGTTTGGATCCCATCATAACTCCACCCATGCCTCTACTGGAG gtctTCTTCCTCCAGTTCCCCACTGCTCTGCTTTGTGGTGAAATCAGGAAGGCGTACGTTGAGTTCTGTAACGTCAGCGGCGTTTCTTTGTGTGGCCTTCGAGTGGTGTCGACACACCCTGAGTTCTTCACTTTCGGACGCCAtgccacaacaacaacaccgaCTGCCTCGACCTCGGCTGAAATTGGCTCCGCCTACCAAACCTGTGCTGCTACCTCCCCGTCGTGTTCGGCCTCAACCGAGGTGTTGGTTCCAGCTGAGGATTTCAGCCAGCCATGCGGTGTGATGGACATCCCGGTAGAAGGCAGCACGCTGCAGCCAGGACAGTCCACGCAACTGCCTCTCTGGTTGAGAGGACCGGACCAGGAGGGAGTCCATGaaatcaattttcttttctaCTATGAGAGCACAGACAAAGGAAACAAAATGAG CCACCGGGTGCTGCGTCACACAGTCTTTATCTGTACCAGTCGCTCTCTGAGTGTGCAGGCGTCAGCATGTCGCAGCAGTGGACCTCCCCTGCACAGCCTCGAtggtggcggcggtggtggAACATTGGTCTTCATTGATGTGGAGAACATCAACTTG AGTGAATCTGGTGTACGAGAGTTCCATATCATCCAGGTGTCCAGCAGTAGCCAACACTGGCGCCTCCACAAGTGTATCAACCCATCCAAGGATAAAG ACTGTAGGCTAACCAGCAGAGAGAGAGCCAAGTTGTGCTTCAGAGCTACACGGTGTCCACCACACCAAG ATGCCACCAGAGATGGGAAGAAGTTCACCTTTGCTGATGTGAACCTTGGGAATGAGCGG GTCTTTAGCTCGTCCACTCCCTGTGGAGATTTCTTCTTCCGTGGCTGTCGCACCTCAGGGTCTGTAATGTCATCCAGGACATCATGTAGCACCAAGAGTCATAGCTGTGTTCCTGCTGAGGACAGAACCTCTGACATCACCAACATTGTTAAGAAGTGTAATGAGCTGGATTTGAACATCATTGTCATCTGGAAG GCTTTTGTGGTGGAGGACAATAGACAATTAATCCTGGAGGGTCAGCTCCATGTTGCGCTGCAGACGATTGGCAAAGAGGCCAGCTCTTTGGTGCCCAGACAG gaatCTCAGGAGATGATGTTACTCAAGTTTAAGTCAGAGGTTCCCCCTCCATTTGTCATTCCCCCTGCAGAACTGTCCCAACTTGTCAAAACCCACCTGCATTACCCTGAGACCTACACACATCCATTCACCCAGGACAG CCTCTGTTTGGTTCCTGTCACTCTCACTCTGTCCAACTGTTCCCTGGCCCAAGTGGACATCATTATTGACATGAGGCACATGGACACCTG CACAGAGTCTGTGGAGGTCCACAGCTCCTTCTGCTGGGTGGGTCAGACCCAGTACAAGCTGCAGCTGAGTCCTCGGGAGGTGCTAGGTTTAACTCTACAAGCATGTTTCCTTCAGGCTGGAGTTTACAACCTCAACACGCCCCGCATCTATGCCAAGCCTGTGGAGCAGGATGCCATGTGTGAGACAAGCCAGCAGATGGCGAGTCCtgctttcatcatcatcatcaacagcaGCTGA